Within Nitrosopumilus sp., the genomic segment TGGTTTAAGAGAATCCATTAGACTTTTCTCTTTTTCTATTACTTTGGTTACACTTGATGCAACTTTTTCTGCCATCTCATAATCTCTTTTTGAAAGTGCAGAAACCGAATTTTCAAAAACAGTCAATGATTCTTTGCTAATGTTGTCAATTTCTTTTAGAATTTTTTTATCTATTGGTGAATTTAGATATTTTACTTTTTTTGCAATTAGTCCTGCATGATCTGCAATTCTTTCAACACATTTTACAACTGTTCTGTATCCAAGACAATCTGAGGGTTTTTCGAGCCCAGAATCTAGCAAAACTTGCACGTTTTCTAATGATAAATTTAGGTTTCTCATCAAATAAAGACTAAATCTGTCTACTTCATCATCCATTTTGAGAACTTCTTCTGATTGTTCTACATCTAATTCTTTTAATGCCTCTATGGCATCTTGATGCATATTTGTTGCAGTAATGTACATTCTCTTTAATGCAACATCAAATGATAGTTGTGCAAGTTGTGTTAAAACTTGTAAAACTATTTTCTCAGAACTTGCCTCAATAATCTCTGTACCCATTAATGTGGTTCTTACTAAATCTCTAATGGCTCCTCTATGTCCACTGGTAATTTCTATGCCTTTTGTTTTAATCTCAATAGTTTTGTATCCTGAAAGATAAATTGCAATAATTTTTCTTCTTAGAGATTCCTTTGTATCTTTTTTTCCAATTAATGCAATTGCATTTGTTTTTTTACTTTGTTCTTCTTGAAATAATGTTATTGAATCATTACGATTTTTTATTAGGGTGACATTGGAATTTTTTTTTAACCCTAATTCATCAATCCATGTTTTTGGTAATGACACAGTATATGTGGAGCCACCAGTTACTTGTAATCGTCTAAATTGCTTAATTTCTGACATTATTTTCTGTGATCGTAGTTGTATTTTTGTAATTATACTACTTCTGATTATAAACTATATAGATCTACATCTAAATCATATTCTACATAATTTATGATCATTTTTTAGATAACACTATTTTTGGAACAAAAATTGTGGTTAGAGCAAGACTAAAACCAGAAAAACCTGGAAAGCTCCCAATTTCTGATAAAGTTTTCAAAATCGGTGCAACCCTTGCAGGTGTTTATGTTTTAATCATGATTGCATTATTGGTTTTTCAATTATTTTCTGAATCTTATCCAATTTGGGAAGAAGACGGTTTATCCTTCATTGTAGGAACTGATTGGAATGCAGTTGAAGATCGTGAATCCTTTGGAGCGTTACCTTACATCTTGGGAACTTTGGCTACTGCAGCACTTGCTATGGCAATAGGGGTCCCTCTTAGTCTTGGGATTGCAATGTTTATCTCAGATGCTCCTGCAAAAATTGGTGGACCATTAGGTTTTCTAGTTGAATTATTGGCTGCAGTTCCAAGTGTAATTTATGGACTGTGGGGTCTTTTTGTTTTTAGAATTTATTTTAAAGATTGGATTGAAAAACCCCTTCATGATGCATTTGGAGATTCTATTTGGTTATTTTCTGGTACTCC encodes:
- a CDS encoding phosphate uptake regulator PhoU — encoded protein: MSEIKQFRRLQVTGGSTYTVSLPKTWIDELGLKKNSNVTLIKNRNDSITLFQEEQSKKTNAIALIGKKDTKESLRRKIIAIYLSGYKTIEIKTKGIEITSGHRGAIRDLVRTTLMGTEIIEASSEKIVLQVLTQLAQLSFDVALKRMYITATNMHQDAIEALKELDVEQSEEVLKMDDEVDRFSLYLMRNLNLSLENVQVLLDSGLEKPSDCLGYRTVVKCVERIADHAGLIAKKVKYLNSPIDKKILKEIDNISKESLTVFENSVSALSKRDYEMAEKVASSVTKVIEKEKSLMDSLKPSDNIAIIKLILEDIRRTAEYSRDISEIAIDETVQSVIEES
- the pstC gene encoding phosphate ABC transporter permease subunit PstC, which gives rise to MVRARLKPEKPGKLPISDKVFKIGATLAGVYVLIMIALLVFQLFSESYPIWEEDGLSFIVGTDWNAVEDRESFGALPYILGTLATAALAMAIGVPLSLGIAMFISDAPAKIGGPLGFLVELLAAVPSVIYGLWGLFVFRIYFKDWIEKPLHDAFGDSIWLFSGTPFGLDIITASVILAIMIIPTVSAVSREIMKAVPQQQKEAAYMLGATKWEMFRLAVFPYSKTGLIGASILGLGRAVGETMAVTMLIGNATGIAAIPSSFFKPSQTMSSIIANEFVEASPASLHLPALIGVALVLLLIAIVINVVAHILVTRMLKVKEGAINN